TTGCAGGATTAGCTTCATTTAAGGGCGCTCTTTGTTGGAATCGCGTGACTAAATCGGGATTTGCAATAAAAGGAACTCCATACGCGATCGCGTCCCCTTCGTTATCCTGAATAGCACTGGCTCCCTTTTGAGCATCATAGCCCCCATTGAGGATGATTGCATTCTGAAATTCTCGTCGCATCGAAGGAGTAGCCCGTTCAACGCCCTCAACAGCCAGGGGATGACCCGGTAAAGGTTCCATGATGTGCAGATATGCTAAATTCAATGGATTTAATGCCGCAGCCGCATGGGTAAACGTGGCAATGGGATCGCTGTCTTTCATGTCGTTGTATGGGTTATAGGGGGATAAGCGAACTCCCACGCGATCGCGGCTCCATTCTCTCACAACCGCTTCGGTGACTTCCAACAAAAACCGTACCCGATTTTCAATACTCCCCCCATACTCATCTACACGGTGATTTGAGCAATCTCGCAGAAATTGATCGATGAGATAGCCGTTCGCACCATGTATTTCCACCCCATCAAATCCTGCTTCCCTCGCATTGCGCGTTGCAGTGACATACTGTTCGATTACACCGGGAATTTCCTCTAGAGTAAGAGCGCGAGGGGTGGGGTGGGGCTTTTTCCCATTAGGGGTATGAATTTCTCCTGAGATGGGGATTGCAGAGGCAGAAACGGGTAAAACACTGCCCGGTTGAAAATCCGGGTGAGATGCGCGTCCCATATGCCACAGTTGCAAGACGATCTTTCCACCTTTTTGATGGACGGCTTCGGTAATTTTTTTCCAGCCTGCAACTTGTTCGGAGGTGTAAATTCCAGGACTTTGTTCCCAACCGATCCCCTGTTCGGAAATGTGCGTCCCTTCAGTAATAATCAGTCCGGCACCC
Above is a genomic segment from Lusitaniella coriacea LEGE 07157 containing:
- a CDS encoding alkene reductase, which codes for MSISTIANSALAELFQPLHLGKIALPNRIIMAPLTRARSGVDRVPNDLMLEYYTQRAGAGLIITEGTHISEQGIGWEQSPGIYTSEQVAGWKKITEAVHQKGGKIVLQLWHMGRASHPDFQPGSVLPVSASAIPISGEIHTPNGKKPHPTPRALTLEEIPGVIEQYVTATRNAREAGFDGVEIHGANGYLIDQFLRDCSNHRVDEYGGSIENRVRFLLEVTEAVVREWSRDRVGVRLSPYNPYNDMKDSDPIATFTHAAAALNPLNLAYLHIMEPLPGHPLAVEGVERATPSMRREFQNAIILNGGYDAQKGASAIQDNEGDAIAYGVPFIANPDLVTRFQQRAPLNEANPATFYTHDREGYIDYPTLAA